In Calonectris borealis chromosome 20, bCalBor7.hap1.2, whole genome shotgun sequence, a genomic segment contains:
- the LUC7L3 gene encoding luc7-like protein 3 isoform X11, giving the protein MISAAQLLDELMGRDRNLAPDEKRSNVRWDHESVCKYYLCGFCPAELFTNTRSDLGPCEKIHDENLRKQYEKSSRFMKVGYERDFLRYLQSLLAEVERRIRRGHARLALSQNQQSSGGAGPTGKNEEKIQVLTDKIDVLLQQIEELGSEGKVEEAQGMMKLVEQLKEERELLRSTTSTIESFAAQEKQMEVCEVCGAFLIVGDAQSRVDDHLMGKQHMGYAKIKATVEDLKEKLRKRTEEPDRDDRLKKEKQEREEREKEREREREERERKRRREEEEKEKERARDRERRKRSRSRSRHSSRTSDRRCSRSRDHKRSRSRERRRSRSRDRRRSRSHDRSERKHRSRSRDRRRSKSRDRKSYKHRSKSREREQDRKSKEKEKRGSDDKKSSMKSSSREKQSEDTNTDSKESDTKNEVNGTSEDIKSEGDTQSN; this is encoded by the exons GTTTGTAAATACTACCTTTGTGGCTTTTGCCCAGCTGAATTATTTACAAATACCCGTTCTGATTTAG GTCCTTGTGAAAAAATTCATGATGAAAATCTACGTAAACA gTACGAGAAGAGCTCTCGTTTTATGAAAGTGGGCTATGAAAGAGACTTCTTACGCTATTTACAAAGCTTACTTGCAGAGGTGGAACGCAGGATTCGAAGAGGCCATGCTCGTTTGGCACTGTCACAGAATCAACAGTCTTCTGGG GGAGCAGGACCTACCggtaaaaatgaagagaagattCAGGTGTTAACTGACAAAATTGATGTACTTCTACAACAG ATTGAAGAACTAGGTTCAGAAGGAAAGGTGGAAGAGGCACAAGGAATGATGAAACTTGTTGAACAgttaaaggaagagagagaattgCTGAGGTCTACAACTTCA acaaTTGAGAGCTTTGCAGCCcaagaaaagcaaatggaagTTTGTGAAGTTTGTGGAGCCTTTTTAATTGTAGGAGATGCACAGTCCAGGGTAGATGACCACTTGATGGGAAAGCAGCACATGGGTTATGCCAAAATAAAAGCTACTGTAGAAGATTTAAAA gaaaagttacgaaaaagaacagaagaaccTGACCGTGATGAcaggttaaaaaaagagaaacaagaacgagaagagagagagaaagagagggaacgGGAAAGAGAAGAGCGGGAAAGGAAGAGACGAcgtgaagaagaagaaaaggaaaaagagagggcTCGTGATAGAGAGAGACGTAAAAGGAGTCGTTCACGGAGTAGGCATTCAAGCAGAACATCTGACAGAAGATGCAGCCGTTCACGAGACCACAAAAGAtcaagaagcagagaaagaaggcGAAGCag GAGTCGTGACAGAAGAAGAAGCAGAAGTCATGATagatcagaaagaaaacatagGTCTCGCAGTAGGGACAGGAGACGATCAAAAAGCCGGGATCGGAAATCCTACAAGCACAGaagcaaaagcagagagagagaacaagacAGGAAGTCAAAAGAAAAAG AAAAGAGGGGATCTGATGATAAAAAAAGTAGTATGAAGTCCAGTAGTCGAGAAAAACAGAGTGAAGACACAAATACAGACTCGAAGGAGAGTGATACTAAGAATGAGGTCAATGGGACCAGTGAAGACATTAAATCTGAAGGTGACACTCAGTCCAATTAA